Within the Medicago truncatula cultivar Jemalong A17 chromosome 4, MtrunA17r5.0-ANR, whole genome shotgun sequence genome, the region CTGATTACCAAAGCATATATACTTGAGCTACATTTTCATAGTGCAGTAGCTGAATGAATCTCATGTCTCATGAGTTGTATGTAACTCTAGAGGTATTTGGTTTTGTAGGTCGAGATGGTTCGTAATTTAGAGGACAGAGATGATGAATACAAGAAAATATTGGATGAGAAACTTCATATGGCAGACGACAGTGGTTTAATTCAGGTATATAATAAGGAGTTTGGCAACAGGCTTGTGAGCTAGTAATGCATCTAATTGAAATGAACAACAAACAAAGTTCTCATTTTACTCCAATTGTCGTAAAAGATTTGCATTCCACGAATATCTTATAGGATACTCACTTAGATAATCTATTGTGGACCCTCAACCTATCCTTAAAGGGAGTGAAAATAGTCATTTAGCCAGAACCGTTTGTAAAGAGGAATattttcaatgtaaattaattaatgtcaTAGTGAAATTCTATTGATCAAGTAATTCTCTCAAATATTGTCTCTGACCTGTTATTATCTTATAATTCAATGTTAATGTCGTATTTTGGGAATGGATTCTCTCCATTGTAAATCTCGTGTTTTCTCCATATTCTCCGCCATTCGAACACCATAATCTCATTATTCTATATTGTAACACTAACACCCTCtcaccattttattttttaagggcCTAGGTTTCACATAACCATAATGTCAATATAGAGAATCCATTCCCGGAAGTTTTTATTCCTACAACATCAGACCTCAATGATGGATGAAGcgaaaaacatgaaaatttcaTGAATAATCAAATAAGAACTTAAGGGAGATCAACATAAATTTGGTCACCCTTATTGATGCCAGAAGGCTACTTTGATAcacttaattttatcaaatgtgTTCCATATTTAAAAGCACTCATTAATGTTGAAATAAAACTTTGCTTGTATTGCAATCACATTGAACTGCCTCTGAGCAATCTAACTTTTCTGAGATGCTAGTTGATCATCCAAAGTTTTAGTTTGTCCTTATTTGATACTTTTGTTCCGAGATGAAATTCCATCTTAAACAAAAGCCTTAAAAGACAACAGTGAAGCTGATGCAAGATAACATACCCAATTTCAGGCTCACTAAAGCTTGCTTTAACATAGAGATTTTTGGGGATTCAGCTATTTAATTGATTGCTAAATTCAAAACTGGTGCTATTACTATCTAACATATTacgatatattatatatgaagtAAAAATCACAAAGACTAATGAGACCAGTACATGCTACAGCTTTGATGTCATTCCAAATATGACTCTACAATTTTCACTTCTGAGCTCACTAGTGCTTTTCGTGGGGAACACCGAGATCATTTAATAACTTCTTGCATAACTACAAAACATGAAAAACATAAATGCATCAGCATCTGAATTCATATATTAGGATATAACTgatttgtgaaagagagagggTATAATTACCTGTCTATATACAGAGGCATCTCCATAACACTTCCTTAACTCTACTACATACAATGATGAACTTATTTCAAAAACCTGTTATGTTTGAAGAGGTAAAGTTAGTTTCTTAATGTGTGCAAAGTGCAAACTATGCAAGATATTTAGATGCAATCATTGACTCATTTTGAATATCCATTACCTCTATTATCACTGAGAGGCTGCCAAGAGTTTTATGATCCTTGTTCTCTTGCATCACTTTCATCTGAAATATtagtattatatttaattattgacCAAACGAAAAATGAGTTTTGCCATGCAAGTTTGTAGAAAATACAAGTAGCTTTTCTAAATATCAGCAATAGTACTAACTTTGCCATTTTTCTTTTGAACTCTAAATTCCATTTCTGTCACAGAATCTTCAATTTTCTCCATCAGAACTTTGGCTGAAAGATTTGCTGTAAACCTTATCTTCCTCTCAGATACATCCTGTAACTCAAATCACATTGTACGCAAAAAATGAGTGAAATTTTCTCGAGAAGTAGTGAAGTTCAAAGACAAAAAACCGTGCTCCAAATGTATATAACAACGGAAATTTTCTGCTAACTAACTTCAGTTCTCACCTCTTTCTCAAAAAAGCCAGAGAGGTCTAGGCATGAAGACATCCCTATCAACTGAAATGCATTGATACGAATTGGTGATTGTGAACTactcttttcttcttcatgtGACTATtaccaatgaaaaaaaatatagggttaCAATAGGGGAAAAAAGGCAAAGTTGTATTTCAGATATAGTGCATGTTTGAAATCGTAGTAAATTTGAAGAAATCACAATGACACAATGTTTTTGTTAAACTTTTGTGAAAATCACGGTAGCACATCATGATTCTGCCAAACTCACTACCATGAACACACAACTGGTAGTTTAAAAGTATACCAATTCATGGATGTTAAAGGCTTGATCGTCAACATATACACCATCTTCCTCGTCCTCATGATATGCTTGATTATATCCTTCCTTGAACCACAAATCTTCTTTGATCTCCGCCATTGTTATTCTGGTTTTAGGGTTGGGATCAAGAATCCTCTTTATAATGTTTTGTGCACCAGCTGATAACCATTTTGGTTTCTGAAAATCTCCTTTCAAAACCTGTTATCTCacgagagagaaaaaaatagaacaaattaTTAAACTACTATGATTGGCGTAGTAGCCATATATATAAAGGAGAATTTGCAACAAGTGAATACCTTCTGGTAGAGAACTGCAAGATTTCTATCATCAAAAGGTAGGAATCCTGTTAAGACTACATACAAGATAACCCCACATGACCATACATCTGATGATGCACCATTATAGCCCCTATTAGCAAGAATCTCTGGTGCAACATAATTTGCACTTCCACATGTTGTATGCAACAACCCATCTGCCTAAAAATTTCCATAAGTTGTCACATAAGTCAATAACCAAATAATATACTTTGCATTTTGCTGTAGTTCAAATCAAAGCACATCTTACCCTAAATTGTTGGGGTAAAGCACTAAGACCAAAATCAGTTATCTTTAGATTCCCTTTGGCATCCACAAGTACATTctcaagctaaaaaaaaaaataacatcaccAAGTAAGTAGTGCAATTTCAACTTCAGCTGAACAATCATTGTATCAGACTATAAATTGTCAAGAAGACGGTTtgcataaacaacttaattaaacgcTTCTCATGTAGGTATTTATGTATAAGATATTCCtattataaaagataaaataacgtCAAACTGCTTTCATATAAACTATAATCTGCTGTTTTCACAAGCTATAATGGAAAAGttatgaaataagttgaaaacagttgttggacatgtcataagttgttttcttaaTCTGTAGTATTAAATTGTCTCGCAAGTGCTTTAGTTAGTAAATTAGTTTAAATAAGTCAATGCCGAAAAAAAAACCTTGAGATCCCTGTGGAAGACACCTTTACTGTGGCAGTAGCTCACACCATCAATCAACTGTTGGAACAATTTTCTACCTTCACCTTCAGGAAGTTTACCCTTGGAAGCCTATGAATACAATTAACCTGGTTAAATGTCATTAACTGAATCACACACATGACATGGCATTAACAACAAGCAAATGATCACTTACTATTTTGTCAAATAACTCCTCTCCTGTCACGTACTCAAGTACcatgtaaatttttgttttgctaGCTAAGACCTACATAATCATGATCATAATAAATAATCAGAAACATCAATCATACAATGCAAGTTGTAGAGAAACTCAGTGGTGTATACTGTATACCAGACCAAATGTATTCATGCAATAATTAGTGCATGGAGGGCCATCCAATATTATGCTTTTCTATTTGTTCAAGTGGAAACAGTGAACAATTTGTGTCCTCAAATATGGgagatgttgttatattatagCTTTTGAATTTATCGAATTTTCAAAAACACATCTGAATGTATCTTAtactagtaattttttttgaattaaactCACTAATGAAATACACAgttaaggaccaaattgatgaatgaaaaaatactctaaaaaatgtttttgcaaTTGCGTTATACCAAAAGTTATCACAAAgaaaatttccaaaataattGATTACTTGAGAAAAAAATGGTTTGGAATCTAAATAAGCATCAGGCCATAATTTGAACCATTTGAGTGGGTGGTTTGATGGGATAATATGATTGATTATAAGGTGCAGTGCACGCAAGAATTCATACATATTATTACTTTGAATTGAACCACATCAAAATATAATGCAAAACACGACATCCACTTACGTATTCCTAAAAGTTTGAACTGTTGCAAAACAACGTTGGATTACTAAcgtgatttgatttgattggttATCATCACGCTGTTTCCTCATGTGCTAAACGGCAGcaatcataataaaataaaggcttaaatgtaattttacccctcctattttgattgaatctgaattttatcccgcctattttaaaactcggaattttaccccctctattttgattgaatcgggATTTTATcccccttattttaaaattcagaaTTTTACCTCATTTATTTTacgtttttcagaattttaccccctattttaaaataaagaacaaacaaatactagaaaaataaagaaacaattagaaaatattaatttggtaaaaaaaaatataaggaaaacaagaaaacacaaaaaaaaaaaaaaaactaaaatagaaaaacaatgaaattacaaaaaaaaattcaattaagaatacataaaaaaactagtttgcacctctaaatatttgctattttcatgtattttcatactagttttttaattttatttctagaGATCATACtagttttatgcattttttctactattttttattcattttttaagccttaattatttgtattaaatgttttttaatgaaaaaaaaataaaaccaaaaaaatactaaaaaaatgaataaaaaatactagaaaaaaatgcataaaactagtatgatctctaaaaataaaataaaaaactagtatgaaaatacatgaaaatagaaaatatttagaggtgcaaaatagttttttcatgtattcttaattgaattttttcttgtaatttcattgtttttctattttttagttttttttttttgtgttttcttgttttccttatatttttttaccaaattaatattttctaatcgtttctttatttttctagtatttttttgttctttattttaaaattggggctaaaattctgaaaaacgtAAAATAGAGAGGGTAAAAttccgaattttaaaataagggggGCAAAAtccagattcaatcaaaattgagggggtaaaattctgtgttttaaaatagggggggtaaaattcaaattcaatcaaaataggggggtaaaattgcatttaagcttaaaataaaataaaaagtaaaacaaaacaaaattggttTCTTTGTAATTCAACTACCGTCCATGTTATTTTATTGATGACttgtaaaaaatgttaataatatttaattattttgaaggagaaaataaagtgcagaaaattattaattaatttcaccAAAAAGACATATACTCCCATCAAACGGGGTATTCCTAGTTTGATATATATGCACACAAACATAACAACAAAGCAtcacttttttttgacaaaatgataCAAGCATAGCTGGATTCCTAGGTTTGATTTGATTGGTCACCCATAATCACAATGTGGATCACAATTTACACCGTCTCTAGTAGACTATAAAATTGTGCTAAAGACTTATTAACTTCAAATATTCGAATTTTATTAAGTTATAAGTTTTCAAATGATTGATATATggaatttttaataataaaatattttaatcgGTGCCACAAAGCACATAAAATATAGTCTTTGTGGACCAACCACCGCCATGTCATTAATAATTGCTAAATCAGATGATGATTTGGCTCACATTGTAAACAAAATTATAGTAATGGATTTGAAGGGGACGTTTGTCTCTATACTAAAATATTGGATGTATATTTTAGGATAGAATAATAAACCCAAGAACATGataagttttattgaaaaagataaaaagaataTGATAAGTCGATTAATTTTGGAGATTATTATGTTCATAAGTTCTAGTTCAAAAgataaaagtattaaaattatGGATTTGTTCAAGCTCAACATCTTCATTTGTGTTTGTGAGTTTATAACGATATTGTCATTTTTATTATCAACttaagaaataataattttggagatttatgtaccaaaaaaagatatttggagattaaaattttattttaagggtcTTTCTAACTAGTGCCCTCaaggcaatggttaaggaatctataaatagaaaatttattttgaaaatataagttttaacttttgattaagtaataattacactactttttaataaaaaagttactTGTTTTGATTGTTTAACAAATGACCTGATAGCAGCATTCTCCttatttttgtaataattatattacaaaaataaatccaTAGCGTATTTGGGTTATCACATACCAACGAGATCCAAAAATAATCAGATGGATTAGGTGCAACAACTTAGGATTTGGATACATGTAAgaataatcaaatatatatttgagaGAACATGACATTACCTCGTATAATTTAACAACATTGGGATGCCTTAGGAGCTTCAAGGCACATATTTCCCTCTTTATCTGCAATTTTTACGCATTATTTACAGTATTAGATTAGATGCTTAAAACTATGATCCcataattattcattaaaaattactactattaataattataaaattaatgaaataaatgaaaattattctACACTAAGCTGTAACCAAATCCTTGAATTTTATACACACAAACACAccatttgaattaatttttcaatagatggaattaaaataaatgtggGGGAGTCATGGGGTGCAACAAGAGGCAATGATCCCCAAATTTCTTGAAAAACACTACATCTTGACCAAAACTTTAAGATATAATTTGTGTCATCTCTCTTATATACTCATAACAAagtttcatttgaatttttccaTAATATATGTGAATAAACAGAGGAGACGATCgaatgagaaagagaaaagacaTTTGAAACAAACCTGGTTTGTGATATTGAGATCAATGATCTTGTTCTTATCAATAATCTTAATAGCATAAGGTTGTCCAGAATCAGTGTTCCTAGCAAACTTAACTTTACCAAAATTGCCCTCACCAAGAATCCTACCCAACTCATATTTTCCAAGTCTCACTCCTTCTCCACTATGCAACTTCTTCTTATTCTGCTTCTTCCCAAGGTTCAATATCACCATTTTCGTAAAAATGGATGAACAACTGAAACACCCTTTTGAGCACAACTTTGaaacaacaattttaatattttgttttctttagtTACAATGAACCCCCGTGGTTCtgcttttctcttttaaatgtGTAACGCATGAACAACAGAGTAGGTAGGTAGATAGATAAGACAACggtttaagaaattaaatagcAACAGTTTCTGATTTTCTAAAACACGGAAAAGAAGAGAAGATATCAAAAAAGAGGTTTAGCAAGATGAAAATGATGGAGATTGAAAAACAATGACAATGGTTTCAGCCACTCTGTGCATCTCAGTTTTCAGCCACTCTCTTTATAAATACTTCCAAAACTTAGTGTTGAGTCACcttttacatttattattttatgataaagTTTGAATGGGTTTTAAACTCATTAggtaatttaaattttaataaataaaatgctaaaaacgaaatatataatatattgataaaaatgaagataatgcttagttgataaaaaaatgtgtgttaGAGATAATGTCAAAAGCAGAGTCTCCCTagcatttataaaataaatataaaaaatgaaagaaactttcttaaattttttatatttgtattagtatgaaattaaattttaactttttgtttacttttaaaTTCTCAATGAAAATTGAGCTCATATCTACAAGAACCGTGTTAAATTTTCGTTGTGTTGTGAAGATGGTGAATagtattatagtttttttataaagaaaagtttTTGTGAGTTGGATTCTAAGGGGCTAGAAGTCCTCATAGGCTCATACCGATAACAACAGTTGAACCTTCACTGCTGTATAAAAAACTAGTTTGGTTCGAAATCtagaaaaatgaatatttgtcCACTTTGATTTCATCATTTTAGTTTGGTTCAAATTTCATCAGGCAAAGTGTAAAATTCGAgccaaattaattatttttaattggtatttatttatattctaaaaaaaaaaaaatgaacaaaaccGTTTTAATTGAGAGAATCCAAATTCGTTGAAAAGGCTAAAACAGTCGTTATAATTGTAGTTAATACATAAATGGTGATAATATATATTGTTGTATAAATTAAaggaaatttgattaaaaaaaaattgtttagggGTATAACTCTCAccattataattttgtttttttaaaatttataaaaaaatttcctGAAAGgttaatcaaaatttgataaggaaattttttatttctaataaagGAAATTGATAGAGTTgtgaaataaatagtttttaataattcgattaataataaatagtgaAATAAAATCTATAGTCATATgctatttttattgcatttaaattactcattttctttgtcccatgATCTTAGTTCAGTTGATATGAATAATACATCAAACATGTAAGGTTCGGAATTCCaaccccaaccaccacaaaaaaaaattaaaaaattactcgTTTTCCTTGATATGCATGCACtctaaataattttcattaaaaaataaaattcttttctTTCGATTTCAGTGGAGTGAGGGACCCTCAGATACTTCCTTCCTTGTCGCAGCGTCCCCAAGCGAAGTTTCTCTATCTTTTGACCTTTTATGTAGCAAACTTCAAATTGTTCCAACGTAG harbors:
- the LOC11441700 gene encoding CBL-interacting serine/threonine-protein kinase 1 — encoded protein: MVILNLGKKQNKKKLHSGEGVRLGKYELGRILGEGNFGKVKFARNTDSGQPYAIKIIDKNKIIDLNITNQIKREICALKLLRHPNVVKLYEVLASKTKIYMVLEYVTGEELFDKIASKGKLPEGEGRKLFQQLIDGVSYCHSKGVFHRDLKLENVLVDAKGNLKITDFGLSALPQQFRADGLLHTTCGSANYVAPEILANRGYNGASSDVWSCGVILYVVLTGFLPFDDRNLAVLYQKVLKGDFQKPKWLSAGAQNIIKRILDPNPKTRITMAEIKEDLWFKEGYNQAYHEDEEDGVYVDDQAFNIHELSHEEEKSSSQSPIRINAFQLIGMSSCLDLSGFFEKEDVSERKIRFTANLSAKVLMEKIEDSVTEMEFRVQKKNGKMKVMQENKDHKTLGSLSVIIEVFEISSSLYVVELRKCYGDASVYRQLCKKLLNDLGVPHEKH